CTGAACCGCATCAACTGCTGCAGGGACATTCCCAGCTTTGTGATGCAGATGGATTTTTCGGCTGACAGCGCTTATGTCCAGGTATAGACTGTGAGAGGGTTCATCAACTGTGAGCTGGTTCATCAACATGTTTGTCTCACATGCTAGCTGGCGGGCTGTATGATTCCTAACCTGCAATGTCTTGAAACAGATATCCACAGGTGCTTATAAACGGCTTGTGTACGAGGTGCCATCCGGGAAGCCGGTTACAGAGCAGTCCCATGTCGACAGGATTACCTGGGCCACCTGGACAAGGTGAGAGTCTGAGTGTTAAGGCCCACACATGCATGTTGGAGAGGTAATGGCCACATTTAtaattgttctctctctctctctctctctctctctctctctgtatccaGTGTCCTTGGGGACGAGGTCATAGGCATCTGGTCCCGCAACACTGACAAAGCAGACGCCACCTGTGCCTGTGTGTCCCACTCAGGCCTTAACATCGTCACCGGCGATGACTTTGGAATGGTGAAGCTCTTTGACTTTCCATGTCCGGAGAAGTTTGTAAGTATGATTGCATAATAGTATTATTCCTGTTTGGGACTTATCACGACATTAATATGTACCCCGTGCCATCTGTCTGATGATAAAAGTATTCATCTGCACCTTTCAGCTGGAATCTTAAAGTCACTGTGTGTATAATTGTTTCACTTTTCTTCAAACATATGCCATCAGAATaatgttatattcatattatacaaTCACTTAACAAATCTTCACACACTGCCTTTTGAATTGTTGTTGTGATGGAGCTCTGCATGAGGTGACTACATGATGCCTTTTTAGCATGTTTTAACTGAGTCACATGACCACACCTATTAACAAAGCCACTCGAtatctgtttactgtagtagATTTCACCTGGATGGTATGTATGTGATCTCTTTTCAGGCCAAACACAAACGCTTTCTGGGCCATTCTGCTCACTTGACTAATGTACGCTTCACAAGTGGAGATCGCTACGTCGTTAGTGCCGGTGGAGATGACAGGAGGTATGACTGAGGCTCCAATTAACGACGTAGTTTACAAATGGCATCACAGTCAAATATTAAGCAACGCATAATTCTCTTTATGTCCTTTCTAGCCTCCTTGTGTGGAGGTGTGTCCATGCCCCTCACTGAGGATAACACCTGGACCACCCAGCCTCAGAAAGTCTCCCAGCATGGCTCTCCAGAGAGGAAATTCTGCTAAAAGGATCAAtttaaaggaggaggaggaggacagacgtGGCAGCTTGTAAATGATTGGTGATCCGACTTACTGCCTCAAAACTAGGTGCATGCATATGTGAAACGCTCATTTTCATCAGTCCTGATTGTGAACACAGGCAGAGGGCATACAGCCCTGCTCTCACGACATCACatcatccttaaaaaaaagagacatctCTCTAATAATAACACTTTTTTAAGAATGAGTGTATCTGTGTACATGTCGAAAATGGAAGTTTCGCCACTTGACAGGCCTAAAAAATTGTGTTATTGAGGATCGCCATTTTTTGTAAACATGTAGCAAACTGAATTAGCCTTAATCTGAGTGTTTCATTTATGAGGGTTTGGATTCTTTTTGTATTAGTTGGTTTTACTTTTTGGATCATGTAGtcatttgtttgttctttttttacttgtgATTCCAAATCCCGTGGCCTTCCTCCTGAATGTAACATCCACTGTTATGTTATGGATGTCAGCATGCCAAAGCATACTATGCACTGTACACCTGACCTGGTCACTGTGTTACCCTGATGGTTCATTTACGGTTTGTGTCTGTGGTTGTGTTGTTGACTGGTTGACCTCAAACCTCCCTCGACGGTGTTCCCCTCATGACAAGTTAAACGTGTGCATATTTGTTTGAGGATTTGTTTGTGGTAAGTGGGTGTGCATGGCTTACTGGAAGACAATCTGTCTAAACCAAATtcctcagaaaaaaaagaacagctgTAAAATGATGTTTCAATACACGGTTGCAATTCTTTCTCACTTTTCAGTGTGCTGCTATGACGTATTATTGTCTCATTTTCATGAATATGAACGGTGTGACTTTTTTCAACAGCAAGttaatgttttgtgttatcGAATATATTGCTTAAATGGAATGTTTTATCAAGAGAAAATATGAAAAGCGCAAAATATTTTGCTCCTTGTATTAAGACTAACTATACAAAAAATGTTGCTGCATATTTTGATTTACATTATACCAGTGTACATATCATTTGTATATattctttttgtatattttttgtgagATGTTTCTTAAATTCCACTTTAATAAAAAAGGCAACCATGACTGACAGTTGTATAATGATTCCAGATTAATTCATAATGCTCACGTAGTAACACTTTTAATGAAACAATCAGTGCCACTAACCCTTTATCAATTAGAATAGAGGAATCAACAATATAACACACAATTTGCATGTAATAAAAATTGAACAGACTGAAGATGTACATATCTGAAATTCACTCAATTTTATTATGatgaaacaaatacacaatagCGTAGCTCTCTGCAATCATAGTTTTagcatatttacatattttacaacAAGGGTAAGCCTCTGCACTGCTGACTCAAACGCCTCAATTGAGCCTTTGCTTCGGATTGAATGCATGATGATTACAGTTCAATATTGTGAATTTAGCTACCAATTAGCATAGACTGTCTCTATCTGCAAAATAACACAACGATAAATATATACCCCATACTTTCATTCAGTTTAACTGTTTCACACCTACAAAACCAATAGTTAGAAGGCACTAGTTTAAAAGTGCCTCTGGTAATTAATTGTATTTCGTACATAAACTGGTAAATCAGGGTATCAAGCAACATTGATGCAGGGTCATAGTTTGACTGAGAAGGAGCTTCCACAGGAGCAGCCGTGATCGGCCTGAGGATTCTTGAGCACGAGGAAGGTGGAGCGGATCAGCTCCTGGCTGAAGTCCAGAGTAGCTCCTTTCACAAACTCCAGGCTGTCCTGGTCAACAATAATGCCCACTCCTCCCTGCTCAAACACTCTGGATGCAGGAGGGAACAGAGTTGATTGGATTAATAGATGAGGCCGGTGTAAAACTACAACTTCAAAGATAGGTTTGTGGCAGTTTACCTGTCATCTTCATTCTTGTTATTGTCAACAGAAAACTTGTACTGGAACCCGGAGCAGCCTCCTCCCTCCACATGTATTCTCAGATAATCGCCCTTCCCCATGATTTCCCCGAGTCTCTGTATTAAAGGGGCGACAGGGTTATGATGAATTCAACACATTGACTGACATGGTGGCTACATGGCAATGCATTTTAACATGGTTCTGCTTGATTGTCCATCATCACATATCAGATATCAACAATGTTGACAAATAACACTTCAGTGAGTAAATATCAAATTACAATTTGAGCGTCTTCACAGTCAAATTGTAGAAGAActcatacatgtatgtacattatCCCAATGTATACAATGGAGATACACTCTGAATGTAAAGTAACTGATACACTGGCTCAGATGGGggattaaataaatgtgtggatTTTGCGTGGTGCTTAATCGTGGGCATCTGCTGACCTTCACACACGACTCGGTGAGTTGTACTTCAGGTGGCTTCTGCTGGGTAGAGGCGCTGCTAAAGCGACGAAGCCCCGTCGTGTAAACGGAAACGTGTTTTTGAGGAAGTCGATGTAACTGTTGGCCCACATTGTTTTCGGACAGAAGAGTCAATGccctgcaaaaaaacaaatgggacGTTATCGCGTGACATCAGAAGGACTTACA
The genomic region above belongs to Cyclopterus lumpus isolate fCycLum1 chromosome 22, fCycLum1.pri, whole genome shotgun sequence and contains:
- the isca2 gene encoding iron-sulfur cluster assembly 2 homolog, mitochondrial, whose translation is MSFVRGAMMTASKSKVLNLARALTLLSENNVGQQLHRLPQKHVSVYTTGLRRFSSASTQQKPPEVQLTESCVKRLGEIMGKGDYLRIHVEGGGCSGFQYKFSVDNNKNEDDRVFEQGGVGIIVDQDSLEFVKGATLDFSQELIRSTFLVLKNPQADHGCSCGSSFSVKL